Proteins found in one Mangifera indica cultivar Alphonso chromosome 15, CATAS_Mindica_2.1, whole genome shotgun sequence genomic segment:
- the LOC123197559 gene encoding protein phosphatase 2C 51-like isoform X2 → MVQMKKEKNSMKLLRRMDSGSGRTGRKVVMMKASNGRRKKLQIRGLKLKNTCQSTCVGVSSHGAVKKRELRREEEEETEMALSLSLSISSASDHSSENYDFSTGFDEKSCGNDEEKESFTCVSHGMVSVIGRRREMEDRVRVEEGFMVKGGEKFDFFAVYDGHGGSRVAEACKERLHRVLVETVTENQESFYNDEIVWETVMESCFEKMDEEVNRGRLAEEMVGSTAVVAVVGKEELVVANCGDSRAVLYRGGAVVPLSVDHKPDRPDEFQRIEAAGGRVINWYGPRILGVLATSRSIGDQYLEPFVISKPEVTVSHRADSDEFLILASDGLWDVVSNEVACQVVRRCFIGHVKWASARNVGMENRATRAATVLADLAMARGSSDNISVIVIELKKPTSTFACKFKL, encoded by the exons ATGGTTCAgatgaagaaggagaagaacTCGATGAAGCTGCTCCGACGAATGGACTCGGGTTCCGGTAGAACAGGCCGGAAGGTTGTTATGATGAAAGCGAGTAATGGTCGTcggaaaaaattacaaattcgaGGGTTAAAGTTGAAGAATACTTGTCAAAGTACATGTGTCGGTGTCTCTAGTCATGGTGCTGTGAAGAAGAGAGAGCTACGacgagaggaagaagaagaaacggAGATGGCTTTGTCGTTGTCGTTATCGATATCTTCTGCTTCTGATCATTCGTCGGAAAACTACGACTTTTCAACAGGGTTCGACGAGAAGAGTTGTGGGAATGACGAGGAGAAGGAGAGTTTCACGTGCGTGTCACATGGGATGGTGTCTGTGATAGGGAGGAGAAGAGAGATGGAGGATAGGGTGAGAGTTGAGGAAGGGTTTATGGTGAAAGGAGGGGAAAAGTTCGACTTTTTCGCGGTGTACGACGGGCACGGCGGGTCCCGGGTGGCGGAGGCGTGTAAAGAGAGGCTGCATAGAGTGTTGGTGGAGACGGTAACAGAGAATCAAGAAAGTttttataatgatgagattGTTTGGGAGACAGTGATGGAGAGTTGTTTTGAGAAAATGGATGAGGAGGTGAATAGAGGGAGGTTAGCAGAAGAGATGGTGGGGTCGACGGCGGTGGTGGCAGTGGTGGGTAAGGAGGAGTTGGTGGTGGCTAATTGTGGAGACTCAAGGGCTGTGCTCTATAGGGGTGGTGCTGTGGTGCCTCTTTCCGTTGATCACAAG CCTGACAGACCTGATGAGTTTCAAAGAATTGAAGCTGCTGGGGGAAGAGTCATAAACTGGTATGGACCTCGTATACTCGGAGTTCTCGCCACTTCAAGATCCATTG GTGATCAATATCTGGAGCCATTCGTGATCTCGAAACCAGAAGTAACAGTGAGCCACCGAGCTGACAGCGACGAATTTCTAATTCTGGCCAGCGATGGGCTGTGGGATGTTGTTTCGAATGAAGTCGCATGCCAAGTAGTGAGAAGATGCTTCATTGGCCACGTCAAATGGGCGTCAGCCCGCAATGTCGGCATGGAAAACCGAGCAACTAGAGCCGCCACAGTGCTGGCGGATCTCGCCATGGCTCGCGGCAGCAGTGATAATATAAGTGTCATAGTTATTGAACTTAAAAAACCCACGTCCACCTTCGCCtgcaaattcaaattataa
- the LOC123197559 gene encoding protein phosphatase 2C 51-like isoform X1: MVQMKKEKNSMKLLRRMDSGSGRTGRKVVMMKASNGRRKKLQIRGLKLKNTCQSTCVGVSSHGAVKKRELRREEEEETEMALSLSLSISSASDHSSENYDFSTGFDEKSCGNDEEKESFTCVSHGMVSVIGRRREMEDRVRVEEGFMVKGGEKFDFFAVYDGHGGSRVAEACKERLHRVLVETVTENQESFYNDEIVWETVMESCFEKMDEEVNRGRLAEEMVGSTAVVAVVGKEELVVANCGDSRAVLYRGGAVVPLSVDHKPMMPDRPDEFQRIEAAGGRVINWYGPRILGVLATSRSIGDQYLEPFVISKPEVTVSHRADSDEFLILASDGLWDVVSNEVACQVVRRCFIGHVKWASARNVGMENRATRAATVLADLAMARGSSDNISVIVIELKKPTSTFACKFKL; the protein is encoded by the exons ATGGTTCAgatgaagaaggagaagaacTCGATGAAGCTGCTCCGACGAATGGACTCGGGTTCCGGTAGAACAGGCCGGAAGGTTGTTATGATGAAAGCGAGTAATGGTCGTcggaaaaaattacaaattcgaGGGTTAAAGTTGAAGAATACTTGTCAAAGTACATGTGTCGGTGTCTCTAGTCATGGTGCTGTGAAGAAGAGAGAGCTACGacgagaggaagaagaagaaacggAGATGGCTTTGTCGTTGTCGTTATCGATATCTTCTGCTTCTGATCATTCGTCGGAAAACTACGACTTTTCAACAGGGTTCGACGAGAAGAGTTGTGGGAATGACGAGGAGAAGGAGAGTTTCACGTGCGTGTCACATGGGATGGTGTCTGTGATAGGGAGGAGAAGAGAGATGGAGGATAGGGTGAGAGTTGAGGAAGGGTTTATGGTGAAAGGAGGGGAAAAGTTCGACTTTTTCGCGGTGTACGACGGGCACGGCGGGTCCCGGGTGGCGGAGGCGTGTAAAGAGAGGCTGCATAGAGTGTTGGTGGAGACGGTAACAGAGAATCAAGAAAGTttttataatgatgagattGTTTGGGAGACAGTGATGGAGAGTTGTTTTGAGAAAATGGATGAGGAGGTGAATAGAGGGAGGTTAGCAGAAGAGATGGTGGGGTCGACGGCGGTGGTGGCAGTGGTGGGTAAGGAGGAGTTGGTGGTGGCTAATTGTGGAGACTCAAGGGCTGTGCTCTATAGGGGTGGTGCTGTGGTGCCTCTTTCCGTTGATCACAAG CCTATGATG CCTGACAGACCTGATGAGTTTCAAAGAATTGAAGCTGCTGGGGGAAGAGTCATAAACTGGTATGGACCTCGTATACTCGGAGTTCTCGCCACTTCAAGATCCATTG GTGATCAATATCTGGAGCCATTCGTGATCTCGAAACCAGAAGTAACAGTGAGCCACCGAGCTGACAGCGACGAATTTCTAATTCTGGCCAGCGATGGGCTGTGGGATGTTGTTTCGAATGAAGTCGCATGCCAAGTAGTGAGAAGATGCTTCATTGGCCACGTCAAATGGGCGTCAGCCCGCAATGTCGGCATGGAAAACCGAGCAACTAGAGCCGCCACAGTGCTGGCGGATCTCGCCATGGCTCGCGGCAGCAGTGATAATATAAGTGTCATAGTTATTGAACTTAAAAAACCCACGTCCACCTTCGCCtgcaaattcaaattataa